From Lysinibacillus sp. SGAir0095, the proteins below share one genomic window:
- a CDS encoding glycosyltransferase family 4 protein — MLYVSLIVAFVVAILITPLVKRFAFRIGAVDAPNYRKVHSRIMPRLGGLAIFISFLVGLVLLRPVPTEPLVQAGENPFIIPLAMVLAATIIVITGVLDDMYELSAKTKMLGQLVAACIIVFFGGIQIEFINLPFGGELEFGFLSIPFTILWIVGITNAINLIDGLDGLAAGVSTIALITLACMALIMGNMFVVATAAILAFSTIGFLFYNFHPAKIFMGDTGALFLGFMIAVLSLLGFKGVTIFSFIIPVIMLGVPISDTFFAIVRRIRNGQKWSDPDKSHLHHRLIDVGFSHRQAVLIIYGIAAMFGLAAIIFSMAKLWGAILLITVILVAIELFVEVIGLAGKNYRPLINLAKIFNK, encoded by the coding sequence ATGCTTTACGTGTCTTTAATCGTGGCATTTGTAGTTGCCATTTTAATCACTCCACTTGTCAAACGATTTGCATTCCGAATAGGTGCTGTCGATGCACCAAACTATCGAAAAGTACATTCGCGTATTATGCCTCGATTGGGTGGTTTAGCTATATTTATTTCGTTTTTAGTTGGACTAGTACTTTTAAGGCCGGTTCCGACAGAGCCATTGGTTCAGGCTGGCGAAAACCCATTTATAATACCATTAGCAATGGTGTTAGCAGCGACAATAATTGTCATTACGGGTGTTTTAGATGACATGTACGAACTTTCAGCAAAAACAAAAATGTTAGGCCAATTAGTAGCAGCCTGTATTATCGTCTTTTTTGGCGGTATTCAAATTGAGTTCATTAACCTGCCATTTGGTGGAGAGTTAGAGTTTGGATTTTTAAGTATTCCTTTTACAATCTTATGGATTGTAGGAATAACGAACGCCATTAACCTAATTGATGGTCTTGATGGATTGGCTGCAGGTGTTTCAACAATCGCGTTGATTACATTAGCATGTATGGCGTTAATCATGGGCAATATGTTCGTTGTTGCCACAGCAGCTATTTTAGCCTTTAGTACGATTGGATTTTTATTTTACAATTTCCACCCAGCGAAAATTTTCATGGGTGACACTGGTGCATTATTTTTAGGATTCATGATTGCGGTACTATCCTTGCTAGGCTTTAAGGGAGTGACAATCTTTTCGTTTATTATCCCTGTTATTATGCTTGGGGTGCCAATTTCCGATACATTCTTTGCGATTGTTCGACGTATCCGAAATGGACAAAAGTGGTCAGATCCAGACAAATCCCATTTACATCACCGACTAATTGATGTGGGCTTCTCGCATCGACAAGCTGTGTTAATCATTTATGGTATTGCAGCGATGTTCGGTTTAGCGGCTATCATCTTCTCGATGGCAAAGCTATGGGGAGCAATTTTATTGATTACGGTTATCCTTGTGGCAATTGAATTGTTTGTTGAAGTAATCGGACTGGCTGGGAAGAACTATCGACCATTAATCAACTTGGCAAAAATATTTAATAAGTAA
- a CDS encoding LCP family protein: protein MKRSERKAPKKKTKLSLVLKVLLLLSASILLCVTAYGVYITKKAETAANQSFEKVDREISEKREAKVEPVEDNVSVLFIGVDDSEQREQGADHSRSDALILATLNNKDKSVKLVSIPRDSYVYIPYKGREDKITHAHAAGGTLATIETVEELFDIPVDYYVRMNFNAFIEVVDAFGGIEVDVDLPYAFYEKDENDEKTVYLEPGLQELNGREALSLARTRYVDSDIMRGKRQQDIIKAIAKKATNVTSITKYGEVIEAIGDNMKTDMTFDEMKSFFSYFTQGIPQIDSLTLEGYDDMSTGIYYYKLDEESLDETQHILKSHLELIPDTSNISGTEESNENASESTTEQDVSSR, encoded by the coding sequence ATGAAAAGATCAGAGCGGAAAGCACCAAAAAAGAAGACGAAATTATCGCTTGTACTAAAAGTACTTTTATTATTGTCGGCATCGATTTTATTATGCGTAACAGCATATGGCGTTTATATAACAAAAAAAGCAGAAACAGCTGCAAATCAATCCTTTGAAAAAGTGGATCGAGAAATTTCCGAAAAGCGTGAGGCAAAGGTAGAACCTGTAGAAGATAATGTATCGGTCCTTTTCATCGGTGTAGATGACAGCGAACAAAGGGAGCAAGGTGCGGATCACTCCCGCTCAGACGCACTAATCTTAGCAACATTAAATAATAAAGATAAATCCGTTAAATTGGTGAGTATCCCTCGTGATTCCTATGTGTATATCCCTTATAAAGGTAGAGAAGACAAAATTACTCACGCACATGCTGCTGGTGGTACTCTTGCTACAATTGAAACAGTTGAGGAATTATTTGATATTCCTGTAGATTATTATGTACGAATGAACTTCAATGCATTCATAGAAGTTGTCGATGCATTTGGCGGTATCGAAGTGGATGTCGACCTTCCTTATGCTTTTTATGAAAAAGATGAAAATGATGAAAAAACAGTTTATCTAGAGCCGGGGTTACAAGAGCTAAATGGTCGTGAAGCATTATCATTAGCCCGTACACGTTATGTCGATAGCGATATTATGCGTGGTAAACGTCAACAAGACATCATTAAAGCAATCGCTAAAAAAGCAACCAATGTAACATCGATTACAAAATATGGTGAAGTCATTGAAGCAATTGGAGATAACATGAAAACGGATATGACCTTCGATGAAATGAAATCATTCTTCAGCTACTTCACGCAGGGTATTCCTCAGATCGATTCCTTAACATTAGAGGGATACGATGATATGTCAACAGGGATTTATTATTACAAGCTTGATGAAGAATCCTTAGACGAAACGCAACACATTTTAAAAAGCCATTTAGAGTTAATTCCTGACACATCCAACATTTCAGGTACAGAAGAAAGCAATGAAAACGCATCTGAAAGTACAACTGAACAAGACGTCTCTTCACGATAG
- a CDS encoding YigZ family protein: MRNDYKTVKGLGEQEIVISKSRFIAYVNRAETEKEALEFIDSIKKQHSSANHNCSCYMIGEHDQIQKANDDGEPSGTAGVPMLEVLKKQGLKDTVVVVTRYFGGIKLGGGGLIRAYGKATTEGIDAAQVVERKLHHVMKISIDYTWLGKVENEIRNSKYALNEIVYAENVEVLVDVLKDDEENFIHWVTELTNGQSIPTCIDKKFVEFVI; encoded by the coding sequence ATGCGAAATGACTATAAAACTGTAAAAGGCTTAGGAGAGCAAGAAATTGTAATTTCGAAATCTCGATTTATTGCTTATGTAAATAGAGCTGAAACTGAAAAAGAAGCACTTGAGTTTATCGACAGTATTAAAAAACAGCATTCAAGTGCCAATCATAATTGTTCCTGTTATATGATTGGCGAACACGACCAAATCCAAAAAGCGAATGACGATGGGGAACCTAGTGGAACTGCTGGCGTCCCTATGCTAGAAGTGTTAAAAAAACAAGGGTTAAAGGATACTGTGGTAGTTGTTACCCGTTATTTCGGTGGCATTAAGCTTGGTGGCGGCGGTTTAATCCGCGCATATGGAAAAGCAACAACAGAAGGTATAGATGCCGCACAAGTAGTGGAGCGAAAACTGCATCACGTAATGAAAATTTCGATTGATTATACATGGTTGGGGAAAGTTGAGAACGAAATTCGCAATTCCAAATATGCTTTAAATGAAATAGTATACGCAGAAAATGTCGAAGTACTTGTCGATGTGTTAAAGGATGATGAAGAAAACTTCATCCACTGGGTTACCGAGCTCACAAACGGTCAATCAATTCCTACTTGTATTGATAAGAAATTTGTCGAATTTGTTATTTAA
- a CDS encoding sensor histidine kinase, which translates to MFSNDKVDIGSLDVIFNRMIETITSSKNDIFIISEQSRSSFEELKEELEYIKQKIKLIIDESDDLEKRTKLAKLRLVEVSKYFNQYTEEQVREAYESANDLQIRLSLTRSEEKRLREKRDDLERRLRTLYDTIERAEHIVDQVNVVLNYLTTDLKNVSLALENAKIKQDFGIKIIAAQEKERKRLSREIHDGPAQMMANVLMRSDLIERTYREKGMEPAIKEIAELKKTVRNALSEVRRIIYDLRPMALDDLGIVPTLKKYLSTIMEYNPGIQIHFQTFSDEKRLPSDYEVSIFRLVQESVNNSIKHGKSPDIWVKIEWLSKQISILVKDNGIGFDKKVAREQSFGIIGMKERVDLLKGKMEVQSSPGNGTSILFKVPLPENILTI; encoded by the coding sequence ATGTTTTCAAACGATAAAGTTGATATTGGCTCGCTTGATGTGATTTTTAATCGAATGATTGAAACCATAACTAGTTCAAAAAATGACATATTCATAATCAGTGAACAAAGCCGTAGCAGCTTCGAGGAATTAAAGGAAGAATTAGAATACATCAAGCAAAAAATCAAGCTAATTATAGATGAAAGTGATGATTTAGAGAAGAGAACCAAACTCGCTAAATTACGTCTAGTAGAAGTGAGTAAGTATTTCAACCAATATACGGAAGAACAAGTTCGTGAAGCTTATGAATCAGCAAATGATCTTCAAATTCGTTTATCTCTTACACGTTCTGAAGAGAAAAGGCTACGCGAAAAGAGAGATGATCTAGAGCGTCGCTTAAGAACATTATACGATACAATTGAACGTGCTGAGCATATTGTAGATCAAGTAAATGTAGTATTAAATTACTTAACGACGGACCTGAAAAATGTGAGTCTTGCCTTAGAAAATGCTAAGATTAAGCAAGACTTTGGAATTAAAATAATCGCTGCTCAAGAAAAAGAAAGAAAACGACTATCCCGTGAAATCCATGATGGCCCTGCCCAAATGATGGCGAATGTCCTGATGCGTTCTGATTTAATAGAAAGAACGTATCGAGAAAAAGGCATGGAGCCTGCTATCAAGGAAATCGCTGAGTTAAAGAAGACGGTAAGGAATGCCTTGTCGGAGGTTCGTCGTATCATTTACGATTTGCGTCCTATGGCATTGGACGATTTAGGAATCGTTCCTACGTTGAAAAAATATCTCTCTACCATAATGGAATATAACCCAGGGATTCAAATTCACTTCCAAACATTTAGCGATGAAAAAAGACTGCCTTCTGATTATGAGGTTTCTATTTTCCGCTTAGTTCAAGAAAGTGTAAATAATTCCATAAAGCATGGCAAATCTCCTGATATTTGGGTTAAGATAGAGTGGCTAAGCAAACAAATCAGTATCTTAGTTAAGGATAATGGGATAGGTTTTGATAAAAAAGTTGCTAGAGAGCAATCCTTTGGTATTATTGGCATGAAAGAAAGAGTCGATTTACTAAAAGGCAAAATGGAAGTTCAGAGTAGTCCGGGTAATGGGACAAGTATACTATTTAAGGTGCCTTTACCTGAAAATATACTAACAATCTAG
- a CDS encoding response regulator transcription factor: MTKIIIIDDHQLFREGVKRILDFEDTFEVVAEGDDGADVVNLYHNNSPDVVLMDINMPGKNGVEATSDLISEFPEAKVIMLSIHDDESYVTHALRSGALGYMLKEMDADEIVEAIKVVANGGSYLHPKVTKNLVAEFRRLSEHENKGNFHQTEIRRPFHLLTKRECEVLQLLTDGQSNRTIGETLFISEKTVKNHVSSILQKMNVNDRTQAVVTAIKNGWVEVR, from the coding sequence ATGACGAAAATTATTATTATTGATGATCACCAATTATTCCGTGAAGGAGTAAAGAGAATTTTAGATTTTGAAGATACATTTGAAGTCGTTGCTGAAGGTGACGATGGTGCAGATGTAGTTAACTTATATCATAATAATTCACCAGATGTTGTTCTGATGGATATTAATATGCCTGGTAAAAATGGTGTAGAAGCAACATCGGACTTAATTTCAGAATTTCCAGAGGCGAAAGTAATTATGCTTTCAATTCATGATGACGAATCTTACGTAACACATGCACTAAGATCTGGTGCTCTAGGCTACATGTTAAAGGAAATGGATGCAGATGAGATCGTTGAAGCGATTAAAGTTGTTGCAAACGGTGGCTCTTACTTACATCCAAAAGTAACGAAAAACCTAGTTGCGGAATTCCGTCGCTTAAGTGAGCACGAAAACAAAGGCAATTTCCACCAAACAGAAATTCGCCGTCCATTCCACTTATTAACAAAACGTGAGTGCGAGGTTCTTCAATTGTTAACAGATGGACAATCTAACCGTACAATCGGTGAAACATTATTCATCTCAGAAAAAACCGTGAAAAACCACGTATCTAGCATTTTACAAAAAATGAACGTAAACGACCGTACGCAAGCAGTAGTGACTGCCATTAAAAACGGCTGGGTAGAAGTTCGATAA
- a CDS encoding nuclear transport factor 2 family protein, whose amino-acid sequence MKKWLMLALALFLLTACNNTDDSKETEDTMAITEESENAVGFEVLGDEIEEATNIPEEEQAAILAAFDEYVASFNAKDIERYVQTLSKNPKGFEYEEDVNTAKQVFTEYNIERKPTDTTIVKYSEEEAQVYANMDIEMTEIETNAELTSSGRQVTVFANEEGTWKVTSVYYIGNDSVQQ is encoded by the coding sequence ATGAAAAAATGGTTAATGCTGGCATTAGCACTATTTTTGCTAACTGCTTGTAACAATACAGATGATAGTAAAGAAACAGAAGACACGATGGCAATCACGGAGGAAAGTGAAAATGCTGTTGGCTTTGAAGTTTTAGGCGATGAAATAGAAGAAGCGACAAATATCCCAGAGGAAGAACAAGCTGCAATCCTTGCTGCTTTTGATGAGTATGTTGCTTCGTTTAATGCAAAGGACATCGAGCGTTATGTCCAAACCCTTTCAAAAAATCCAAAGGGCTTTGAATATGAGGAAGACGTAAATACGGCAAAACAAGTATTTACGGAATACAATATCGAAAGAAAACCAACAGATACAACGATTGTAAAATATAGTGAAGAAGAAGCTCAAGTATATGCCAATATGGATATCGAAATGACTGAAATCGAAACAAATGCGGAATTAACAAGTAGTGGACGCCAAGTGACAGTCTTTGCAAATGAAGAAGGTACTTGGAAGGTGACAAGCGTTTATTATATTGGGAATGATTCCGTTCAACAATAG
- a CDS encoding DegV family protein, with amino-acid sequence MSIAVVTDSTAYLSVEERERYNIRMIPLSVNLEDGSYEEEVEITSSEFYDKVRASKTFPKTTQPPVGKFVELFEELAKDYDEVITIHLSSGISGTYQGAVQAGQMVEGIKVHAFDSEISCAPQGYFATKAGEMAAQGANSDQILSTLEEMRRLMHAYFVVDDLAHLQRGGRLSAAAALVGGLLQVKPILCFEEKVIVPFEKIRTKKKALRRVEDLLAEDAMKGDKYIATVIHANCEEDGREWMNQLADTYPNVEFNLSYFGPVIGTHLGEGSLGLGWVKKI; translated from the coding sequence ATGAGTATTGCAGTCGTTACAGATAGTACAGCATATTTAAGCGTAGAGGAAAGGGAACGCTACAACATTCGAATGATTCCTCTTAGTGTGAATTTAGAAGATGGAAGCTATGAAGAGGAAGTAGAAATCACTTCTTCCGAGTTCTACGATAAAGTACGGGCGTCAAAAACATTTCCCAAAACAACACAGCCACCAGTAGGTAAATTTGTTGAGTTGTTTGAAGAGCTTGCGAAAGACTATGATGAAGTCATCACAATTCATCTATCAAGCGGAATCAGTGGTACATATCAAGGGGCCGTTCAAGCTGGCCAGATGGTGGAGGGTATTAAGGTCCATGCCTTTGACAGTGAAATTTCCTGTGCACCACAAGGCTATTTTGCTACTAAGGCTGGAGAAATGGCTGCGCAAGGTGCAAATAGTGACCAAATCCTTAGCACTTTAGAAGAAATGAGACGCTTAATGCATGCCTATTTTGTTGTGGATGATCTAGCACATTTGCAGCGAGGGGGTAGACTTTCAGCAGCTGCTGCCCTGGTAGGTGGACTGTTACAAGTAAAGCCTATCCTTTGCTTTGAAGAAAAAGTAATTGTGCCATTCGAAAAAATTCGCACAAAGAAAAAAGCATTGCGCCGCGTGGAAGATTTACTGGCCGAAGATGCCATGAAAGGCGACAAATACATTGCAACCGTCATCCATGCCAACTGTGAAGAAGACGGCCGCGAATGGATGAACCAGCTAGCTGACACGTATCCCAATGTAGAATTTAATTTAAGCTACTTTGGTCCGGTGATCGGAACGCACCTTGGAGAAGGGTCTCTAGGACTTGGCTGGGTGAAGAAGATCTAG
- a CDS encoding DEAD/DEAH box helicase, producing the protein MIIWNGPQPLKHKTHLLVWGGTYTEAQNDAAVQLTNSIKLKRNHLTAAVCGAGKTEILFPAVLYALNQGLRVCIATPRTDVVLELFPRFQKVFPKTDIHALYGNSPKQSGYPQLVLATTHQLFRFENAFDVVFVDEADAFPYTFDEALQKAVMKVKKQGAPIAFVTATPSPQILAKVKKEKWGYSFIPRRYHGHPLPVPKYQSLWSYDKAIQKGKFPRKLLDWTKQKLSNNEPFLIFFPTIQLMQQAIPLFQQLNEKILSVHAEDLDRKGKVMQLRNEQIPGLLTTTILERGITIKNVQVAVVGAESKIFTSSALIQISGRVGRNAEFPMGDIVFFHHGITAEMDEARNEILRYNKEGFGKNEAI; encoded by the coding sequence TTGATTATTTGGAATGGACCACAGCCGTTAAAACACAAAACGCACCTACTAGTTTGGGGAGGCACCTACACTGAAGCTCAAAATGATGCGGCCGTTCAGCTCACAAACAGCATAAAACTTAAACGCAATCATCTCACTGCTGCGGTTTGTGGAGCGGGAAAAACAGAAATCCTTTTTCCAGCCGTACTTTACGCATTAAACCAAGGGCTACGTGTATGTATCGCGACTCCTCGAACGGATGTGGTACTCGAACTTTTCCCTCGTTTCCAGAAGGTTTTTCCGAAAACCGATATTCATGCTCTTTATGGCAATTCCCCTAAACAATCAGGCTATCCACAATTAGTACTTGCAACAACGCACCAGCTCTTCAGATTTGAGAATGCCTTTGATGTGGTGTTTGTCGATGAAGCTGACGCATTCCCATATACCTTTGATGAGGCACTGCAAAAAGCGGTCATGAAAGTTAAAAAACAGGGTGCCCCAATCGCCTTCGTCACTGCTACGCCATCTCCTCAGATACTTGCCAAAGTGAAAAAAGAAAAATGGGGTTACTCCTTCATTCCGAGAAGATACCACGGACATCCCTTGCCAGTTCCCAAGTATCAGTCGCTTTGGTCATATGATAAAGCAATCCAAAAGGGAAAATTCCCTCGAAAACTACTTGATTGGACAAAACAGAAACTTTCCAATAACGAGCCATTTCTAATCTTCTTCCCAACTATACAGCTAATGCAACAAGCAATTCCGTTATTTCAGCAATTAAACGAAAAAATCCTAAGTGTCCATGCTGAGGATCTCGATCGAAAGGGGAAGGTGATGCAGCTTCGCAATGAACAGATACCTGGGCTGTTAACAACGACCATTCTTGAACGGGGCATCACCATTAAAAATGTTCAAGTAGCGGTGGTTGGTGCAGAGTCCAAAATATTCACTTCCAGTGCACTTATACAAATTAGTGGTCGAGTTGGACGGAATGCAGAATTTCCAATGGGCGATATTGTATTTTTCCATCATGGCATCACAGCAGAAATGGATGAAGCTCGCAATGAAATCCTTCGATACAATAAAGAAGGGTTTGGTAAAAATGAAGCGATATGA
- a CDS encoding ComF family protein, translating into MKRYEVTKCLLCNSPLDEPATWITFLTNQFPRTICLLCEEKFEPYEAAERTEIPSISLYKYNDQMKDYLHRYKFMHDVILAKVFRLQIQQYLSKKKEIIVPIPMHQEKLRERTFSQVDELLKEAKIPFKHFLEKTTTESQAEKTREERINAPQIFALKTNQDIQNKEIILVDDIYTTGTTMKHAKRILLEAGAESVTAFTLIRG; encoded by the coding sequence ATGAAGCGATATGAAGTAACCAAATGTCTATTATGCAATAGTCCGCTTGATGAACCGGCAACTTGGATAACGTTTTTAACGAATCAATTCCCGAGAACCATTTGCTTACTATGTGAAGAAAAATTCGAGCCGTATGAAGCAGCAGAAAGAACTGAAATCCCCTCCATTTCCCTCTATAAATATAACGATCAAATGAAAGATTACTTACATCGCTACAAATTCATGCACGATGTAATATTAGCTAAGGTTTTCAGGCTTCAGATCCAGCAGTATCTTTCTAAGAAGAAAGAAATCATCGTCCCAATCCCAATGCACCAAGAAAAGTTAAGGGAGCGCACCTTTTCACAGGTCGATGAATTACTAAAAGAAGCCAAAATTCCCTTTAAACACTTCCTTGAAAAAACTACAACCGAGTCCCAAGCAGAAAAAACACGTGAAGAAAGAATAAACGCTCCTCAAATATTTGCGCTAAAAACAAATCAAGACATTCAAAATAAGGAAATTATCTTAGTTGATGACATCTACACAACGGGGACGACCATGAAGCATGCCAAGAGAATTTTACTAGAGGCAGGGGCAGAATCAGTAACTGCATTTACATTGATTCGAGGATAA
- a CDS encoding TIGR03826 family flagellar region protein: MAELRNCPSCGEFFNFTGIRDVCHKCVQDEEEKYQIVYRFLRKRENRAATVERIVEVTGVEQELLYKWVRKNRLHPAMFPNLGYPCDNCGHITNKGKLCHNCQEELKSELRTFEAAKEFRDTIANSEKGTYLSEKNK; this comes from the coding sequence ATGGCTGAATTACGAAATTGTCCGAGCTGTGGAGAATTTTTCAACTTTACAGGTATTAGAGACGTTTGTCATAAATGTGTGCAAGACGAAGAAGAGAAATATCAAATTGTCTATCGTTTCTTAAGAAAGCGCGAAAATCGTGCTGCAACAGTTGAACGAATTGTGGAAGTTACTGGTGTAGAACAAGAACTACTTTATAAATGGGTTCGAAAAAATAGGCTCCACCCTGCAATGTTCCCGAATTTAGGCTATCCATGTGATAACTGTGGACACATTACAAATAAAGGGAAGCTCTGTCATAACTGTCAAGAGGAACTGAAATCTGAGTTGCGTACCTTTGAAGCGGCAAAAGAATTTAGAGATACGATTGCTAACAGTGAAAAGGGTACCTATTTATCTGAAAAAAATAAGTAA
- the flgM gene encoding flagellar biosynthesis anti-sigma factor FlgM — translation MKITSFGVNSINPYNKQQKSLKAAESKSALSTDKIEISSAAKEMSASSTYNSDRAQKIQKLKEEIQSGTYQVDAQKVAEDMLNYYRK, via the coding sequence GTGAAAATTACATCGTTTGGTGTGAATTCAATTAACCCATATAATAAACAACAAAAAAGTTTAAAAGCAGCTGAAAGCAAAAGTGCGTTATCAACTGATAAAATTGAAATCTCGTCTGCTGCCAAAGAAATGTCGGCATCTTCAACATACAATTCAGACCGAGCTCAAAAAATTCAAAAGCTTAAAGAAGAGATTCAATCAGGTACTTATCAGGTAGATGCTCAAAAAGTGGCTGAGGATATGTTGAATTACTATCGCAAATAA
- a CDS encoding flagellar protein FlgN — protein MSVQSIISILERLEKMHKSLLELSFHKTELVKKGDMEGLDTIIKNEQSHVAAIEVLEKQRQQMVTDYLRAKGIALADTPTVADVIEAAESDNERKRLEDIRNELMSVIADLSKQNDLNQKLVFQSLQFVNMSLDMLRPRPEEINYSGKTRSETATPKKSMFDSQA, from the coding sequence ATGTCGGTTCAATCAATCATTTCAATTTTAGAGAGACTTGAAAAAATGCATAAAAGTTTGCTTGAACTAAGCTTTCATAAAACAGAGCTTGTCAAAAAAGGCGACATGGAAGGACTCGATACAATTATCAAAAATGAGCAATCTCATGTAGCAGCAATCGAAGTACTTGAGAAACAGCGTCAGCAAATGGTAACGGATTACCTTCGAGCAAAAGGAATTGCTCTTGCTGACACACCCACTGTGGCTGATGTAATCGAAGCTGCTGAATCAGATAATGAGCGAAAAAGACTAGAAGACATAAGAAATGAACTAATGTCTGTGATCGCAGATTTGTCAAAACAAAATGATCTAAACCAAAAGCTTGTATTCCAATCATTACAATTTGTAAATATGTCTTTGGATATGTTGCGACCACGCCCGGAAGAAATCAACTATTCGGGTAAAACACGTAGTGAAACAGCAACACCTAAGAAATCAATGTTTGATTCACAGGCATAA
- the flgK gene encoding flagellar hook-associated protein FlgK, translated as MRSTFMGLEASKRGLYTQQSALYTTGHNISNANTEGYSRQRVNMRPTLGYPGTGLNAPMTAGYIGTGVEAESVQRIRDQFIDRQYRQETNKLGYYESRANAITQMEDIMSEPSEYGLNEAFNLFWSSLQDVSTNPEDAASRKVAIQRAEHLADTFNYLDTQLKQIQGNLGNEIDVSTTQINSILKQIAEINKQIKAVEPNGYMPNDLYDARDNLLDQLNEYIPVTVTSVKSGGNALSIAEGSYTISFNGVELVNGSEYAELKAIDTAGNKVDGNVDDSSTSGFNAFSKISVSELGNPPVSGTEQDSFEQADFESSKGKLLSLINSYGYQNTGGSVEGYYPEMLENLNKLANVFATAFNQVHEAGYTIDDATPTGVTFFDGGTPITAGNIKVTDAVKNNSSLIAASSKLDEEGNGKWAAELAKLQSVALSNGGFSITVDGNTTNFTNAPSLDGATYQSFYEGLVGKLGVDGQEAARLQYNSETIRLTVQNNRASISSVSLDEEMTNLITFQQAYNANARMITAIDETLDKIINGLGRVGL; from the coding sequence ATGCGCTCCACATTTATGGGTCTAGAAGCCAGTAAGCGCGGTCTATACACGCAGCAAAGTGCTTTATATACAACTGGACATAACATTTCAAATGCCAATACAGAAGGGTATTCCCGTCAGCGAGTAAATATGAGACCTACATTAGGCTATCCTGGGACAGGGCTAAATGCACCAATGACAGCAGGGTATATAGGTACTGGTGTAGAAGCGGAATCTGTACAACGCATTCGTGACCAATTTATTGATCGCCAGTACAGACAGGAAACAAATAAATTAGGCTACTATGAATCTCGAGCAAATGCCATTACACAAATGGAAGATATTATGTCCGAACCATCGGAATACGGCTTGAACGAAGCATTTAATTTATTTTGGAGCTCATTACAGGATGTAAGTACCAACCCGGAAGATGCTGCTTCTCGTAAAGTTGCAATTCAACGAGCAGAGCATTTGGCAGATACTTTTAACTATCTAGATACACAATTGAAACAAATTCAAGGTAATCTAGGAAATGAAATCGACGTATCTACTACACAAATCAATTCGATCTTAAAACAAATCGCAGAAATCAACAAACAAATTAAAGCTGTTGAACCAAATGGCTATATGCCGAATGATTTATATGATGCTCGCGATAATTTGCTAGATCAATTAAATGAATACATACCGGTAACTGTAACAAGTGTTAAATCGGGCGGTAATGCTTTAAGTATTGCGGAAGGCAGTTATACGATTTCTTTTAATGGTGTGGAATTAGTAAATGGCAGTGAGTATGCTGAACTCAAAGCGATTGATACAGCCGGAAACAAAGTGGATGGTAATGTTGATGATTCTTCTACAAGTGGTTTTAATGCATTTTCCAAGATTTCAGTTTCAGAACTTGGGAATCCACCAGTTAGTGGAACAGAACAAGATTCTTTTGAACAAGCTGATTTTGAAAGTTCGAAAGGTAAATTATTATCATTAATCAACTCTTATGGATACCAAAATACAGGGGGATCTGTTGAAGGCTATTATCCAGAAATGCTAGAAAACCTTAACAAATTAGCTAATGTTTTTGCGACTGCATTCAATCAGGTCCATGAAGCAGGATATACCATAGATGATGCTACTCCAACAGGCGTGACTTTCTTTGATGGTGGAACACCGATAACTGCAGGGAATATTAAGGTTACAGATGCAGTGAAAAATAATTCTTCACTGATTGCGGCTTCTAGTAAGTTAGATGAAGAAGGTAATGGGAAATGGGCAGCAGAGCTTGCTAAATTACAATCAGTTGCCCTATCAAATGGTGGATTCAGTATTACAGTCGATGGAAATACAACGAATTTCACAAATGCCCCTTCCTTAGATGGCGCGACTTATCAATCTTTCTATGAAGGGTTGGTAGGGAAGCTTGGGGTAGATGGGCAAGAAGCAGCTCGCCTACAATACAATTCGGAAACAATTCGCCTAACGGTTCAAAATAATCGTGCTTCAATAAGTTCGGTATCGTTGGATGAAGAAATGACGAATTTGATCACTTTCCAGCAAGCCTATAATGCAAATGCAAGAATGATTACGGCAATCGATGAAACATTAGATAAAATTATTAATGGCCTCGGCCGAGTAGGATTATAG